The DNA window aaaatactggcagcagGGACATCAGCATTTTACAGTCTTAcagttcatatactgtaatttattttaccaaTAGAAGACTGCTTGTAAGATAACAGTATATGACAGTGGGAAAACTGgtcttactgtatttttacaatatgtgCCAGCATGTTCCTGTTAATTAACTAGgggtaataaaacatttctatttatatcctgtaaaacaacaacaataaaaaaagataatagaaaataaaattgctGTTTATCATCATCAATGTCAACCATCTATACaggtcatgttttatgacaaatatacCAGTATAACCTCatatgttgaaataaaatcagtcaggaacaaaaatcaacaacagtGCATCAAAGTCCAGGTTGGAATCAGGTCAACATGTAATGGGAAcagtgaagacagaaagagagagtggacACAAAAAAGCAACTGCACTGCAGCTTTTGGTTGGTGTCTTCATTCAGCAATGGTGGTTAGTTAGTTGTTagaatgggggggggggaagaggaggagattaCCTCATAAGCTAAATTAGGAAGTGGGTACCATTAGTGCTAAGTTAGAAAGTCTGATTTCACAGAACAGGTGATGCAACTTGAAGGGGTGCAGCAGGAACAGGAGCAGCAAGAGCAGCATTGGAGACAGGAACAGAACCCACTGCCGGGGCTGAAGATGAAGCTGAAACCAGGGCCTGGAAGGTTTGACGCCTCTGTCAAACCAGTTGCAGGTATCTGGCCCCAATGGAACCCAGAGGTCTCGTTCAGAGGGTCAGACAAGTTCCCTGAAAGGGTGAATCCTGGAAATCACCCATGTAGACGTAATCCTCCAGGTAGCTGGGCAGGTAAGCAAGTCTAGTCCAAAACTGCTCTGGAGTCAGTTTGGAGCTGGATGAAAGGCTCCATTGCCAGAAATACACTGAGGTAAGAATTAGTTTAGAAGGTTTATCTCACAAAAGAGCAAGTAAAAAAAGTCATTGAGAACAGCAGGACATCAGTCGGGAGGAGATGGCGTCAGAtgagtgtggaggtctgggtgTGAACCAGGAGTAGTAGCTGACAGGAAGAGGTGGTCTTGACGTCACGGCCAAGATGGAAGACTAATGGAGAGCACGtggagcagacagaggcaggtGGAGACAGTGTGGAAGCAGAATGGAGGCTGACAACAGTGGAAGAGTCCAAGGGAGTAATAACAGTTTTTGCAGAAGCACAATAAGAACTAATCCCAAATCCAAAACTACAGATCCTGAAAATTATGAAATTCAAAGTCCAATTAACAGTGTGATACTACAGTCCaaagtcatacacacacatcagttcaaataacagcacacacagacaggtccACAAGGCTAAACACAGACTTCCAGAGATGGTCCCATATAATCCACGGGGTCCAACATAAAGACAGAGCACGGTGAATAAGGcggagcaggaacaggtccgGTACTGAGAGGACGAGGGGGAGAGTAGACCAGGAAGAGAATAGATCAGGTGTGGGAGTAACACTCGTGGTAATGGAGGTTCAGACAGAGAATGTAAAGATGGAGTTCAGGTCCGGTGTGGATAATCAGGCAGAGGACGAGACAGAGAACAGACCAGGAGGGAGAGATGAACTCATGGTACCAGAGGGTCGGGCAATAGCAGGGTCCAGGGCAGGGAATGAGGAacaggcagcaggaggagctggaaatgtgacacacagtgtgattctaattatatgaccagcacctgtataACTACTATGGAGTAGTTTATAGGTCAACTGTCTTCAGCACAATGGACAATGTTGGTACGTCAGGTTAGTTTATAtactctttaaaaacaaacgtctaaatacatacatacatatacatatatacaaacatttattgTGCCCCACAATATTTAACACTACATCCCTAGTAAATAGCAAATattaacctaaacctaaactaaCTATAAAGTATAATCAAATGACCAAAATCTAAAATCTGAATATCCTGATAGAATTTCTGCAGATGTATTTTTCAACCAGTGTTTTCCACACATAGACTTTGGCAGCTCTATTAAAGGCTGTCTAAATATGCTTAGTCATGCTTTTCATAAATACATTCTGAGAATAAGTTACTCTGGttaaaaaagcctttttaatTTACCAAAACAACCCAATGCTGTGGAATAACATGAAGAGAGTGGTTCACAACACAATATATCTGAGCTAAAGCAGGTCAGTGAGGAAGAACGGCCCTCctgatgttgtgcaggtctaatgcAAAGATACAGCTGTGGATGACTCTATTGAAGGTTAATGCATTATTTACTAATGCTTTATAGATCTCTGTGTCATgatgtctgtgctgtgtttatgatgtgATGTTGAGCAAGTTGTGTTTGATTCGGGGAATttccctgaaaacacaaaagaggaaaGATCCAGgcaacaaatgtgaaacagaaacagctacTTTCATTTATTCAGGTTAAGTAGGATTTCGTTTCTGTTGAAATGTTAAAGCAAACAATTAATGGAGGATTTAGTCAAATAAGAtatgtgtaatttcattttttttttttttttactcacttcACTTGTTGTGAAGCCACGTGCAGTATGaccatatgtgtgtttgaaacaacaaatgatgaatgttttctgttttggaatGACTTATATTTTGTCATAGATTATGGTACAGTAAGTATTTTGGACATTAAAGTCCATCTTTAAGAGTTTAGACCTCTTTTCTTCATGTGTACAATATTAGAAAATCACTTCCTCCTGCAGCCTGACTTCCATTCTGTAGACTGATATGATCCTCTGAGCCAaaacctctgcacacacacttctcagtTTCAGAGAAATTGGATTTTTGAAATAAAGAGGAAAGGACTGAGGAACTattagaaagtgaaagtgtcGCGTCATGTTGCACAACTGCCCTCATGTATAAAAGAGTCAGGAGTCCCggctgcagaaagacacagtgtgCTGAACCAGAACCAGTCTACAGCTGCAAATATGAATTCACTGGTCACCGTCGTTCTCGCCTGCCTGCTCGTCTTCTGTGCTCAAGGTAACTTGAtgagtttgtcatttgtttgtgatcTGTTTTACTTCAGTATCCAGCATTACTGCAACTTAAACATGTGGATTATTCCAAAACAATGTCAGTGAACGTCAGAAACAGGCAACACTTTGGTTTGTAGCTTAACACTGTTCAGACTGTTCTTAGAAGGAAACTGCTGTCAGTGGTTTAGAAGCTGGAATTGTTTGATTTCATGCTTAATACATTATTTACTAATGTTTTATAGATGAATGATACATTGGTAAGAAGAACAACTTTAGGGTTGCAAGTTCTAAAATATCCCCCCAAGCCTGACACATCTCCTGGAAGATGTGATGGACTGTAGATCTTCTGATTCAGGATTCATTAGCATTAATTAAACATGATGTTTACTGATGACTTATTATAAATGGAGCAAGTCACTAGGTTTTATTAAAGTCCCATTCAGAGAGGACCAACATTCTGCAGGCGGGAGGTGGGGGATGAAATCTTCTCTGTGGCACCTGgtgatttcaacatttcatcaCCTGAGAATGATCACATTAGGAAGTTTGCTTCAGTATCACAGTCATCAGTGAGCAAGTGAAAAGCCTTAACTGTGTCTGTTCCCCCACCAGGACAACCAGCCAACAGATCGAGCAGGTGCAAGTGTGTCAACTTCATCGACAAGTTCAAACCAAAGCTCATCAAGACAGAGCCAGTCATATATGAACCAAGTGTCTTCTGTCCAAACACAGAGATCATGTGAGTAAACGAGCTGCACTCAACCACATGTACTGACAGGACGTTGTCCTGCACTTCTCAGCTTCTCTCTAACacgtctctgtctctttcatttgtccCAGTGTCACAATAGCAAACAAGGAGAAATGTGTGGACCCTCAGTCGCCGCTCGGGAAACtcatcctgaaaaacaaacacaggtaaGATCAGCGTCCCTGCTCACACTCTCTAATATCAAATCGTGCTGTGATTGTTTCAGATCTTTTCACTAACCGTGTTCTACACTGAttcagacagatgaagaaaGGAGCCAAGACAACGACGACAGCTTCTGCTCAGACTGACACCTGGAGATCAACAGCTTAAACAGTCCACACCAAGTCCAAGCTGTAGAACCCTGCACTGAAGACGCTGATGAGGAACTCAAACACTGTCttgtttttgaaataataattgtCATTGATCAAAATGTTGTCAGTGGCCAGTCttgtatttttactatatttgtttaagttatctttgctgtttttgtatATATGTCCTGAAACACtaagaataaaacacttctcatggaacttactgtgtttctggtttgtgtgtttgtctcaacacaaactaaacatgatttaataaataatataataaatttatttatagagcacttttctaaacatatgttacaaagtgcttcacaagacaaacaagaaacacatgtagcccaacaagatcaacttgagcaagcactaggcaaacagtggagaggaaaaactccccctgggggaagaaacctccagcagaaccaggctcaagttaaacggccatctgcctcgaccggttggggagcaggaaacagctatacaaacaaaacaataatacaaacaactaccacatcggtccttggggagaccagttccaacgtaaagacattgtaatctaatggagagtcttcccaaggacagatttgttttagcttacagaagatcgcaaaaggctcgccggtagaggtatgttttaaggagagttttaaaagatgttactgagtcagctgatcttatatgctcgggtaagctgttccagagtttaggggctctaactgaaaaggctctgtcacctctagtagtcattctgacattggggacatacagaagatttctaccagaggatctcaggctacgtgcaggctcataaggctttaaaagctgggataaatagctgggggaaaggccatgcagagctttaaaagttattaataaaatcttaaaatcaatcctaaaaaatactggcagccagtgtaaggaagctaatacaggagtgatgtgatcatattttctttttctagttaagagtcttgcagctgaattctgaacaatctggagccgattaatagatttctggctgagacaggtgaacagactgttgcaatagtcaaggcgtgaggaaataaatgcgtgtaagattacttcagtgtcatgaaaagaaagaattgaacgtattttggagatatttctaagatgataaaaacatgcctggacaagctttttgacatgatgctcgaagttaagtttactatcaaaccaaacaccaagactttttgcagtgggcttagaattagctaagagagaatctgtgcagggcagaatgtgtttggttatacgttgtggactgatgacaactatttctgttttgtcagaattcagctgcaggaaattttgagccatccagttttttatctcatttatacactcatgtaaggaactcagtcccccgtggtctgatatcttaaagggtcagtacagctgagtgtcatcagcatagcaatgaaaagaaacaccatgtttgcgaataatatgtcccaaagggagcatatacaaagagaacaagattggccccagcactgaaccttgtgggactccgtactttacaggagaaaaag is part of the Anabas testudineus chromosome 9, fAnaTes1.2, whole genome shotgun sequence genome and encodes:
- the LOC113150941 gene encoding growth-regulated alpha protein-like, encoding MNSLVTVVLACLLVFCAQGQPANRSSRCKCVNFIDKFKPKLIKTEPVIYEPSVFCPNTEIIVTIANKEKCVDPQSPLGKLILKNKHRQMKKGAKTTTTASAQTDTWRSTA